A window from Solanum stenotomum isolate F172 chromosome 7, ASM1918654v1, whole genome shotgun sequence encodes these proteins:
- the LOC125870887 gene encoding uncharacterized protein LOC125870887 isoform X1: MTETRTCEFDHNNNPKKNTRSTEELKDGFSGLPYSGVEDGLSGLPCFGVEDDKGGILEDGFAEKGKKKRRICEMGQLSDPLVVLGSDIMLMILSCLDARSVALCLLVSCGWRGIASSDKIWSSKCEELWQGKTHLPRIAKVNDLSKWAVYSLSIMDGKRKRIRKEDLYDHVWEFHFTEAAPEYWRMLDPYWNGTGRPLRRYFLPDGSQTAEPDDKIWGGHESCYSIVTSVLADGKIRAHYVRINRWPPMYVTRKEDWSWEISNNFCTYRSIPDADKKDGTGPLFLLH, from the exons ATGACAGAAACCAGAACCTGTGAATTTGATCATAACAACAACCCAAAGAAGAACACCAGGAGTACTGAAGAACTCAAAGATGGGTTTTCTGGGTTGCCCTATTCTGGGGTTGAAGATGGGTTATCTGGGTTACCCTGTTTTGGGGTTGAAGATGATAAAGGTGGAATCTTGGAAGATGGGTTTGCagaaaaagggaagaagaaaaggagaatTTGTGAAATGGGTCAGTTGAGTGATCCATTAGTTGTTCTTGGGTCAGatattatgttgatgattttgagCTGTCTTGACGCACGCAGCGTGGCACTGTGTCTCCTTGTATCTTGTGGGTGGAGGGGTATTGCTTCTTCTGATAAGATTTGGAGCTCCAAG TGTGAAGAATTATGGCAAGGCAAAACACATTTACCTCGGATAGCAAAAGTCAATGATTTATCGAAGTGGGCGGTTTACTCACTGTCCATAATGGATGGTAAACGT AAGCGAATAAGAAAGGAGGATTTGTATGATCATGTGTGGGAGTTCCATTTCACCGAG GCGGCTCCTGAGTATTGGCGAATGCTCGATCCCTACTGGAACGGAACAGGACGTCCCCTGCGCCGTTATTTCCTTCCAGATGGAAGTCAGACTGCAGAACCAGATGACAAGATATGGGGTGGTCATGAGTCTTGCTACTCCATAGTAACTAGCGTGCTTGCAGATGGGAAAATAAGAGCACACTATGTGAGGATAAACCGTTGGCCGCCGATGTATGTGACAAGGAAGGAAGATTGGAGCTGGGAGATCTCTAACAACTTCTGTACCTACAGGAGCATACCAGATGCTGATAAAAAAGATGGGACTGGACCTTTGTTTCTACTTCACTAA
- the LOC125870887 gene encoding uncharacterized protein LOC125870887 isoform X2, translating to MTETRTCEFDHNNNPKKNTRSTEELKDGFSGLPYSGVEDGLSGLPCFGVEDDKGGILEDGFAEKGKKKRRICEMGQLSDPLVVLGSDIMLMILSCLDARSVALCLLVSCGWRGIASSDKIWSSKCEELWQGKTHLPRIAKVNDLSKWAVYSLSIMDGKRRIRKEDLYDHVWEFHFTEAAPEYWRMLDPYWNGTGRPLRRYFLPDGSQTAEPDDKIWGGHESCYSIVTSVLADGKIRAHYVRINRWPPMYVTRKEDWSWEISNNFCTYRSIPDADKKDGTGPLFLLH from the exons ATGACAGAAACCAGAACCTGTGAATTTGATCATAACAACAACCCAAAGAAGAACACCAGGAGTACTGAAGAACTCAAAGATGGGTTTTCTGGGTTGCCCTATTCTGGGGTTGAAGATGGGTTATCTGGGTTACCCTGTTTTGGGGTTGAAGATGATAAAGGTGGAATCTTGGAAGATGGGTTTGCagaaaaagggaagaagaaaaggagaatTTGTGAAATGGGTCAGTTGAGTGATCCATTAGTTGTTCTTGGGTCAGatattatgttgatgattttgagCTGTCTTGACGCACGCAGCGTGGCACTGTGTCTCCTTGTATCTTGTGGGTGGAGGGGTATTGCTTCTTCTGATAAGATTTGGAGCTCCAAG TGTGAAGAATTATGGCAAGGCAAAACACATTTACCTCGGATAGCAAAAGTCAATGATTTATCGAAGTGGGCGGTTTACTCACTGTCCATAATGGATGGTAAACGT CGAATAAGAAAGGAGGATTTGTATGATCATGTGTGGGAGTTCCATTTCACCGAG GCGGCTCCTGAGTATTGGCGAATGCTCGATCCCTACTGGAACGGAACAGGACGTCCCCTGCGCCGTTATTTCCTTCCAGATGGAAGTCAGACTGCAGAACCAGATGACAAGATATGGGGTGGTCATGAGTCTTGCTACTCCATAGTAACTAGCGTGCTTGCAGATGGGAAAATAAGAGCACACTATGTGAGGATAAACCGTTGGCCGCCGATGTATGTGACAAGGAAGGAAGATTGGAGCTGGGAGATCTCTAACAACTTCTGTACCTACAGGAGCATACCAGATGCTGATAAAAAAGATGGGACTGGACCTTTGTTTCTACTTCACTAA